GCACCGGCCCGTCCTGCGACCAGCTCTTGGTCGGCAGGCCGGACACCCCCGCGCGCGCCACGGCGCAGGCCGGCGCCGGCGCCATCAGCGCAGGTAGGGCAGTCGGCCGGGCCTGGCGCCGGGTGAGCCCGCGTCAACTCCGCTGCCCGGCGCATGCCTTGCACACTGGCGGGGGAAGGGGCTATGAGGTGCGGACGGCTTGCCGACTGCGCGTTCGCTGCCGGTCGATGGGTAGCGAGGTGGCGGGAGGCACCGGCGGCCGGTCGTGTCCCCTGCCGTAGCATCGGGGTGTTTGCACTGATGCCGATGTTTCGCAGGGGGAACGGCATGGCCGGCAAGGCGCAGGGGCGGCAGTCCAGGATGCCCGCGCTCATGGCGGCCGGGGTGGCGGCGGCCCTGGCGGCCACCGGGCTCGGACTGTGGGCCACGGACAGCGGGCCCTTCCGGGACACCTACTGCTGGGGTGCCTGGCAGCAGGACAGCGGACCGGAATTCCTGGGCGAGGGCGCGCTCGCGAGGTCCGGGGCCGAGCGCCGGGCCACGGAGTCCGCTCCGCCTTCCGCCGACGAGCCGCACGGCACCTGCACGGTCGAGGTCGCTTCGACGGACGTTCGCGCCACGTTCCATCGGAAGCTCGTCCTGGAGTACGGAGCCGTGCCCGCTGGGGCACGCGAGCGCCAGGCTTGGATCGCCCGGTACCTCCACGGTTCCGCTTCCCCGCTGCCCGACGAGCTCCCCGGATTCGCCGCCGGCGACCGGGCCGTGCTCGTGCTGCCCTCCTCGTGCGACGTCGAGGGCAGACCTGCGGCGGTGACGATCCGCACCGAGAGGGACAGAGGTGGCGGCTTCGACATCGGCCCTCGGATCGAGGTGGCAGGCATGCTGCTGGCCGCGGCCCGGACCGCGGCGCGGGAAGCGGGCTGCGCACCTGCCGCACCCGCGGCCATGTCCTCGCCCATGGTGAAGGTCGCCGGGAAGGACGAGCTGGCCGGTACCCCGTTGTGCCGGATTCCCGGTCTGGTCTTCGAGTTCGGCAAGACGGCCTCCTACGAGGAGCAGGTGGGTGTGGTCGGTGACCGCCTCCAGACCTGCTCGGTGTGGTCCGTCAGAGGGCAGGTGCAGGACGAGCCGGCAGCGCAGTTCGTGATGGCGGGTGAGCCGCGCATAGCGGCGCTGTTCGAGGGGCTGCCCGAGGGCGTCGACAGGGGACTCGTGCGTACCGTCTGCGACGGCCGGCGCACCGTCTTCTACGGGCGGGTCGAGCCGGGACTGCAAGGGCGCGGCCGCCCCGGCGACCGGCAGGTGTTCGAGAACTTCGTCGCATCCGTGAGCAAGCGCATCGGGTGCGGGGCCGGGGGAGGGGCGTGATGTCCGGCATGGACGGCGGCAGCCGTGAGAAGGGTGCCGGCGCTGCTGGTGAGGGCCTCGAGGCGGATCGCGGTGCCCAGGCCCCCGCTCGGCCGCCCTTCCTGAGGCGGCTGCTGCGGAGCCGTACAGTCCGTGCGGCCGTCGCCGCCGGAACCGCGGGCGCCCTCCTCGGCGCCGGGACCGTTGCTTGGCGCACCGACTCCCTGCCCGTGCTGAGCCACGCGGCCGTTCCCTGCTGGGACTCCTTCGACGACGTGACGATGGAGCAGCTGTTCGGTGGTCGCGAGACCAGGGTCGAGGAACAGGCCCTGGAGAACGACCCGCTTGATCTGGGCTTGTCGTACGGGCAGTGCCGCATCACCGGCTACGACGACGGTGAGGCCGCGCAACAGCTCACCGTGCGGGTACACGCGCTGGACGGGCTGCGCGGCTCCGACGCCCGGCAGTGGCCCGAGGAGTTCCTCACCGCCGACATGGTGGGCATGGGAGCGGGGCTGCCCGGAATGACCTCGGCGTCCCGGGCGTGGCTGGCACTCCCGGAGAGCTGCACGGGCCCAGCGGGGGACACCCGCGCGCCGACGGTGGTCGACGTCGGCACGGGGAGGGCCGGTTTCGACTCTGGACATCAGGGGGAGGACCGTGCCGCCCTGACCCGCGCGGTCGTGGCCGCGGCGAACGGTGTCTTGCGGGATATGGGGTGCTCCGGGGCGTACCGGGTGCCGGACCGGCTCCCGGAGCTCACCGACCGGAAGGCCGCCACTGCGCAGTCCTTCTGCGGGGTCAAGGGCCTCACCCTGCCCACCGTGTACCGCGAGGACCTGACGTGGACGCGCGTCAGCGGTGGCAGCGCGGAGACGGCGCGCGTGTGCGATGCGGGCTACAAGACCCTGGGCGTCGCTGTCCGCATGACGACCGTGGTCGATCCGGCCTTGAGCGTGATGTTCTCGCGCGACCTGCTCCGCGGAGGCACCCACATCAGAGGGACCAAGGGGTACGGCACGGTGAACGAGACGCGCGCCGTGTACGCGGCCGCGTGCCAGACCGGTCGTGTGATCTTCTTGATCGAACAGAAGGACCGCCCGAGCGACGGCGTTTTCGACCTCACCCGGACACTGCTGCCCGCGTACGTCGCCGCCGAGGCCGAACGCATCGGGTGCGGCCCGGAGAAGGTCACCGTCACCACCCCGGTCCGCCAGTGACCTCCTCGGTACAAGGCGCTGCCCCGACCGGATATGCGTCCTCACGCTTGCACCAGCCCAGCTGCGAGTAGGCGCGGCCTTCGGCGATGCCGGTGATGGCCGTCCGGGCGTAGGGGACGAGCTGGTCTCCTGCGGCGGCCACCACCGCCGGGTCAGCCCCGGGCGATCCGTGCCTCGTGCAGGCGTCGTGGCATCGTCGTTACGATCCCTGAACGCTCTGACCAGGTCGCCAACCGGCTCCGTCGGGGCTCCCGAGGCGGCCGACCACCCGCCTTCGACGCGGAAGGGTACAAGCACCGCAACGTCGTCGAGAGGTGACTCCGCCTCGCCTCGCTGATCCTCCGGCTCCGCGAGTCCGCGTGGCAGGCGCTCAGTGCCTGGGAGCCAGGACGGCAAGCACACCCGATGGGATCCCCAGCTGACCCAATCGGGACAGAAGGGCTGCTTCCTGTTCCTGCGTTACCTTGATCCACAGGGCCGTTCCCGAGTCGCTGGCGCTGAAGACCGGCCGACCGTCCAGCCAGCCTTCGGCGTGGATCGTGTAGGGAGCCAAGTCCGACAGCACCTTGAAGTGCCCGTCGTCTCGGACATCAAGGTCGATCCCCATCCCGGGATCGGAGCGCCTGGAGCGGGTACCGCTCAGGACCTCCTCCCGAGCCAGTGACAAGGCACGTTCATACGAGTCCAGGACTTCGGGCGGCCAGGCGTCATCGCTGTAGGCATCGATGTGGGCTGCGTCGATGCTCGAACGCAGCACGTGAAGAGCTTCGCGATGAACACGCACGACGTCCGCAGGGCGAACTCCGCCCTCGAGTACGAGCTCGCGGACCCGGACGCCATTCTGACTGATCACATGCAGGACCCTCCCACAGGCAGCCAGTCGACCTCCACAGAGAAAGTCTCCCCAACGTGATCATTATCAGACACGCCTTAGCAGTCCGACACCGGCTCCCGCAGCAGGTCGACTCCCATGCCCGGCCACTGCGAGCCGTTGCCGCTGAAGGCGGCCACGACCTTCCCCGGCCGACCCGCCACGCCCGTCACCGCGGTCGCTGTCCTCGCCGGCGGCCACGGCCAGCGGTGCCTCGGCGGCCTCGGCCGAAGTCGAGGTCATGACGGCGGCGTGTGGCGCTGTGCGGTCCGGGGCGCCGGTGACACGCGGCAGGGTGGACCCGCGCCTGCCGGCACGGCCCGGTGAGGCGTCTCCCGCTCCACCGCGTATCCGGCATCGTTCAACGGCGGGTGGCGGCGCCACCGGCGATGAGCGCCCTGTAGGAGCCGCTGGTGGCGAGCAGGTGCTCATGGCCGCCGGTGACCACTGTTCCGTCCCCGTCGAGCAGGATGACGTGGCGGGCGTCGCGCACGGCGGACAGCCGATGGCTGGCGACGATGACGCAGCGGGTGGCGGCCAGCTGCTCGACGGCTCGGGTGACGAGGCGTTCACTGGCGCTGTCGAGCTGGGAGTTCGGCTCGTCGAGGAGCACGATCTCGCTGTCGGTGAGCAGCACGCGCGCCACGGCGAGGCGTTGGCGTTGGCCACCGGAGAGGTCCAGGGCGCGGCCGAGCGGCGTGTCGAGGGACCTGGGGAGGGACCTGACGGTCTCGCGCAGGCCCACCGCCTCCAGGGCCTCCATGAGCTCCTCGTCACCGACCGGTCGCATGAGGCCGAGTCGAAGGTTCTGGCGGACCGTGCCTTCCACCAGGGTGGACTGCTGGTCGAGATAGGTGGTGCGTGTGCGCAGCTCGTCGAGCGGCCAGTCGGCCGCGGGCCGCCCCAGGACACGGATTTCGCCCCGATCGGGCTCGACGAGCCGGTTGATCAGTGCCAGCACCGTGGACTTCCCCGCGCCTGAGGGGCCGACGAGGGCGGTCAGGCCGATGGCGGGGGCGCGGAAGCTCACTCGGTCCAGGACGGGGCCGTTCCCGGCGTGGGTGAACGAGACGTCCTCGAATGCCACCGCCGCCACCGGGCGGGGCGGTCGGGCGGCGGGTGGCAGGCGGGGTGCGTCCCTTTCCGCCGGGAGGGCGAAGAGGCGTTGGAAGCGGCCCCGTGCGGCCAGACCGGTCTGCAGGTGGCCGATGCCGACGGCGGCGACGGCGATGGGGGAAGAGAGGTGCAGCAGGTAGAGGAAGAAGCCGCTGAAGGCGGACAGCGACAGCTCGCCCCGCGCGATCCGCGGTCCCGCGGCCAGGGCGACGGCCAGGACCGCGGCCTGCTGGCCGAGGCTGACGACGGGGCCGATGAGGCAGTGGAGACGGGAAACGGGCAGAGAGGCGGAGCGCACGTCGGCCGCAGCCCGTCCGAGGCTCCGTCCGGCCGCGGCCTCGTGACGGCAGGCCTTGACGGTGACGAGCGCCGTGAGGTGGGCGGTGAGGCCTTGGGCGAGCCGCCCGACGGCGCGCTGCTGGGCACCCGCGAGGTGCTTCATGCGGGCTGTCATCAGGGCGAGGCAGGCGCCGGCCAGACCGAAGGAGCCGGCGGCGACCAGGGTGAGCACCGGGTCGATGACGGCCATGGCGGTGAGCGTGGCCGCGGTGGCGATCACCGCCACGGGGAGGTGGACGAGACCGGTCTCGACGACTGTGCGCAGCAGCGCGGCATCCGAGGTGACCTTGGCGGTCAGACTGCCGACGCCCTCCTCGCGGACCGTACGCAGGGGTAGCCGCAGCAGGTGGTCCACGCTCCGGTGGCGCAGCCGCAGCACGGTGCGTTCGCCCACTGTGGCCAGCAGCCATCCGCACAGAGCCTGGAGCGCGGCCGCGCCCAGCACGGCGACGCTCATGCCCACGGCGGGTCCGGTGATCGACTCGCGCCGGGTGAGGGCGCTCGTCACGTCCATGGCCAGCCACGGCCCGGCCAGAGAGGCGGCGGCCGAGGCCAGGGACACGGCGGCGGCCAGGGCGAGCAGCGCCCGGCTGCCGCGCAGGAGGTCCCGGCCGATCCACGGACCGGGCGGTGTGGCGGGGGCGGGGGAGGGGCGCGCTTGAGCCCGGTGGGGGCGAGCCGTCGGGAGGAGGGTCATACCCCCGCGTCCACGGAGGGGGCTGTACCGTCCGGGCGAGGCACCGGCTGGTCGCGTCCGAGGTCCAGGCTGAACACGGTGGTCAGGGACCGCGGCAGGTGGCGCAGTCCCCAGGCGCAGGCCCGGTACCGGCGGCTCGGGACGCTGATCAGGCGGCCTCCGGCCAGGTCGCGGAGGGCGGCGGCGACCACCTGTTCGCTGCTCAGCCACATCCACTGCGGGATGCGGCCGACCTCCAGTCCCGCCCGCCGGTGGAACGCCGTACGGACGTAGCCCGGCAGCAGGGCCATGACCCGTACTCCACTGCTCCTCACCGGCGCGGAGCGGGCCACGGACTCGGTGAAGGCGAGTACCCAGGACTTGCTGGCCGGGTAGGTGCTGCCCAACCAGGTCGGTCCGTAAGCGGCGACGGACGCGACGTTGACGACGGCTCCGGAGCCGCGGCGCATCATGGCGGGCAGGACGGTGCGGGTCGCGCGCAGCACGCAGCCGATGTTCAGTCGCAGGAGGGCCTCCTCCGCACCGAGGTCCCCGGTGGGGAAGGGCGTCGCGAGAGCGATCCCGGCGTTGTTGACCAGCAGGTCCGGAACGTCTGCGGCCAGGCCGTCGGTGAGGCGGCGGCTGCCGGCGGCGGTGGCCAGGTCGGCGGCGAGGGTGGTGACCCGGCGGCCGGGGCGCCGCAACCCGGCAGCGGCGTCCTCCAGGTCCTCTTCGGTACGGGCGACCAGCGTCAGGTCGTGCCCGGTCCTGGCCAGATGCGTGGCGAAGGCGAGTCCGAGGCCCGACGTGGCGCCCGTGATCACCGCTGTGGGCATGGCGGGTCCTGGTGCCGGAGACGGCGACGGTGTCCGCTCATACCGGCTGGGGCACGTCGTCGGGAGTGAACCGCACGGCCGTGCCGTACAGGTCGAGCAGGCCCTGGAAGGGCTGGGAGGGCAGGCCGGGCTTCCACAGTTCGACGGCCATCTCGCCGTGGTACAGCAGCGGCCAGCGGACGTACGCGCGCGGGTCGCCCGGGTCGTTGACCGCGCGGGAGCGGCGCACGGTGTTGCGGGCGAGCTCGACGGTCAGGTCGGTGCCGCAGCCGAACCCGTAAGGGAACTCCTCGCGGTCCGGTTCCACGGTCTCGATCACCGCGTCGTCGCTGGAGGTGACGCCGACGTGGGCGTGAACGCCCGCCCTGATGAGGGGAACCTCGCGTTCCCCGTTCGGGTCGAGCACCCACGTACCCGATGGGTCCTTGGCGACACGGACGGTGGGGCAGGACTCCATCAGGGCGCAGACCTCCCACGTCTCCACCGAGGGCTGCATCGGCAGCACACCGCTGGGTGCCAGGACGCGCAGGCGTCGACCGTCGGCCAGTCGCGGTTCGACGGCCACGACCTGCTCGCGCGTCAAGGCCCGCTTGTCGACGTCCCAGGAACCCGAGGCGCTGACCACCAGGCAGTCGAGTTCGGGGTCGAAGGCGAACAGCATGCCTTCGCTGAAACCCCGCACCCCCATGTAGATCTCGTACATGTCGGCCAGCTGCTCCGACACGAAGTCGGACACCCGCAACGGCGGCGACAACAGGCCCAGCTCGCCCATCCGGCGACCCGCGGCGGCCAGCCGCTCGGGGGTCCCGCCGGCCTCCCAGGCCTCGGCGGTGATGGCGTCGCGGACCGTGTCGTAGTCCTCGGCGACCTGTCGGGCGCATGCCGCGGTGACCAGCCGGTCGCGCACCCGGTCGGCGATCCCGTCCACCTCGGTGGGGTGGCCGCCCTCCATCGTGCACAAGGTCACCTCACGGACCTGGCCGGGAGCGTCACCGCGCGACACGAACAGGACCTTGGCCGCGCCCAGCCTCCCCATGGCCGTACGGGCGGCCGCGACGACCTCCGCATGGGGCAGGGCGCTGAGCTGCTCGGGCACCTCGACCACGGC
This portion of the Streptomyces changanensis genome encodes:
- a CDS encoding ABC transporter ATP-binding protein, with amino-acid sequence MTLLPTARPHRAQARPSPAPATPPGPWIGRDLLRGSRALLALAAAVSLASAAASLAGPWLAMDVTSALTRRESITGPAVGMSVAVLGAAALQALCGWLLATVGERTVLRLRHRSVDHLLRLPLRTVREEGVGSLTAKVTSDAALLRTVVETGLVHLPVAVIATAATLTAMAVIDPVLTLVAAGSFGLAGACLALMTARMKHLAGAQQRAVGRLAQGLTAHLTALVTVKACRHEAAAGRSLGRAAADVRSASLPVSRLHCLIGPVVSLGQQAAVLAVALAAGPRIARGELSLSAFSGFFLYLLHLSSPIAVAAVGIGHLQTGLAARGRFQRLFALPAERDAPRLPPAARPPRPVAAVAFEDVSFTHAGNGPVLDRVSFRAPAIGLTALVGPSGAGKSTVLALINRLVEPDRGEIRVLGRPAADWPLDELRTRTTYLDQQSTLVEGTVRQNLRLGLMRPVGDEELMEALEAVGLRETVRSLPRSLDTPLGRALDLSGGQRQRLAVARVLLTDSEIVLLDEPNSQLDSASERLVTRAVEQLAATRCVIVASHRLSAVRDARHVILLDGDGTVVTGGHEHLLATSGSYRALIAGGAATRR
- a CDS encoding SDR family NAD(P)-dependent oxidoreductase, which encodes MPTAVITGATSGLGLAFATHLARTGHDLTLVARTEEDLEDAAAGLRRPGRRVTTLAADLATAAGSRRLTDGLAADVPDLLVNNAGIALATPFPTGDLGAEEALLRLNIGCVLRATRTVLPAMMRRGSGAVVNVASVAAYGPTWLGSTYPASKSWVLAFTESVARSAPVRSSGVRVMALLPGYVRTAFHRRAGLEVGRIPQWMWLSSEQVVAAALRDLAGGRLISVPSRRYRACAWGLRHLPRSLTTVFSLDLGRDQPVPRPDGTAPSVDAGV